The Saccharomycodes ludwigii strain NBRC 1722 chromosome II, whole genome shotgun sequence genome window below encodes:
- the HEM1 gene encoding 5-aminolevulinate synthase (similar to Saccharomyces cerevisiae YDR232W | HEM1 | HEMe biosynthesis): MDSIVRQSSKLCPFVKRAASSPTFVHSLQDRGGISTQLVGKCPVMHKVIREYASTSSVSKSAEAVPEKEKDIISPVENSSSAEKSFDYYGLFEDELLAKKRDKSYRFFNNINRLAKNFPMAHRKLEEDKVTVWCSNDYLALSKQPEVIAKMKLVLDKYGAGSGGTRNIAGHNKHTLQLESEIASLHKKEASLVFSSCFVANDAVISLLGSKLKDLIIFSDELNHASMIVGIKHAYKTKHIFKHNNLEDLEKMLQMYPKNQPKLIAFESVYSMNGSVSDISKICDLAEKYGALTFLDEVHSVGLYGPHGAGVAEHFDFDTHLVNGVNKPSNGVKTVMDRVDMITGTLGKSFGTVGGYVAGSGQLIDWIRSYAPGFIFTTTLPPSVMAGASEAIKYSKTHINLRTSQQLHTQYVKDELARIGVPVLPNPSHIVPVLIGNPDLAKQASDLLMDKHKIYVQAINFPTVARGTERLRITPTPGHNIELCDILIAAIDDVFNELNLPRVKDWEAQGGFMGIGTTNNTERLWTDEQLKLTNADLNKNVHASAVDEIVYSSGVSI; encoded by the coding sequence TATGCTAGTACCTCCTCTGTTTCTAAGTCTGCTGAGGCTGTCccagaaaaagaaaaggataTTATTTCTCCAGTTGAAAATTCTTCATCTGCTGAAAAATCTTTCGATTATTATGGTTTATTTGAGGATGAGTTGCTTGCCAAGAAACGTGATAAATCTTATAGatttttcaacaatatCAACAGGTTAGCCAAAAATTTCCCAATGGCTCATCGTAAATTAGAAGAAGATAAAGTTACAGTTTGGTGTTCCAACGACTATTTGGCGTTGAGTAAACAACCAGAGGTTATTGCTAAGATGAAACTTGTCTTAGATAAATATGGTGCTGGTTCTGGTGGTACAAGAAATATTGCTGGCCATAACAAACATACTTTACAATTGGAAAGTGAAATTGCTTCTTTACATAAAAAGGAAGCTTCTCTAGTTTTTTCATCTTGTTTTGTTGCCAATGATGCTGTTATTAGTTTGTTGGGATCCAAGTTGaaagatttaattatttttagtgaTGAGTTGAATCATGCTTCGATGATTGTTGGTATTAAGCATGCTTATAAGACAAAGCATATTTTTAAGCACAACAACTTGGAAGATTTGGAGAAAATGTTGCAAATGTACCCTAAAAACCAACCCAAACTGATTGCTTTTGAAAGTGTTTATTCCATGAATGGTAGTGTTTCTGATATTTCCAAGATTTGTGATTTAGCTGAGAAATATGGAGCTTTGACCTTTTTGGACGAAGTTCACTCTGTTGGTTTATATGGTCCACATGGAGCAGGTGTTGCTGAacattttgattttgataCCCATTTGGTTAATGGTGTTAATAAACCATCAAATGGGGTGAAAACAGTTATGGACCGTGTTGATATGATTACAGGTACTTTAGGGAAATCATTTGGTACCGTTGGTGGGTATGTTGCTGGGAGTGGACAATTAATTGACTGGATTAGATCTTATGCGCCtggatttattttcaccaCTACATTACCACCAAGTGTGATGGCAGGTGCTTCCGAAGCTATCAAGTATTCCAAAACACATATCAATTTAAGAACTTCTCAACAATTACATACTCAATATGTCAAGGATGAATTGGCTAGGATTGGTGTTCCAGTTTTACCCAATCCAAGCCATATTGTTCCAGTTTTAATTGGTAATCCAGATTTAGCTAAACAGGCAAGCGATTTATTGATGGACAAACACAAAATTTATGTGCAGGCCATTAATTTCCCAACTGTTGCTAGAGGTACTGAAAGATTGAGAATCACACCAACTCCGGGCCATAACATTGAGTTATGTGACATTTTAATTGCCGCTATTGATGATGTCTTTAACGAATTGAATTTACCAAGAGTTAAGGATTGGGAAGCTCAAGGTGGATTCATGGGTATTGGTaccactaataatactgaaAGATTGTGGACTGACGAACAGTTAAAATTAACCAATGctgatttaaataaaaacgtCCATGCTTCTGCAGTTGATGAGATCGTTTACTCTTCTGGTGTTTCTATTTAA
- the RTN1 gene encoding Rtn1p (similar to Saccharomyces cerevisiae YDR233C | RTN1 | ReTiculoN-like (paralog of YDL204W | RTN2)), producing MSASSSVRRSSTSKSAPKATSASKPVSSASEPCIPNEEDEELTPIETTRHQQNPCCNHCDLLLWKNPVETGKVFGGLLLLLIFIKKINFITGTLTIFYYVTFITSVVEIVTKKFMGQGLITRISPKTCPNIVSLIKPKIDRFLVELPKYQAQFRELIFANKPCLSLKASVVAYVSCKILSLFTLWTFSLLAVFGTFTLPLVYAKNQEVIDEHVARVVKLTKQKTNEYSDLCCKKLETTPLGKYLPKKTDTIKKSSIPIIDDSTAQTTGSSRFSETKSTGSIPTTHSSSLENDSSIEELKSEFAKNKRNVGF from the coding sequence ATGAGTGCATCTTCTTCTGTTCGTCGTTCCTCCACTTCTAAATCTGCTCCAAAAGCTACTTCTGCTTCCAAGCCTGTCTCTTCTGCTTCCGAACCTTGTATTCCAAATGAAGAAGACGAAGAATTAACACCAATTGAAACAACCAGACATCAACAAAACCCCTGCTGTAACCACTGTGATCTATTGTTATGGAAAAATCCTGTTGAAACAGGTAAAGTCTTTGGTGgcttattattactgttgatttttattaaaaagatcAACTTTATTACTGGTACTTTAACTATATTCTACTATGTCACTTTTATCACCTCTGTTGTTGAGATTGTgacaaaaaagtttatgGGTCAAGGTTTAATCACAAGAATTTCTCCAAAAACTTGTCCAAACATTGTTTCTTTGATTAAACCAAAAATCGATAGATTCTTAGTTGAACTACCAAAATACCAAGCCCAATTTAGAGAATTAATCTTTGCTAACAAACCATGTTTGAGTTTGAAAGCTTCTGTTGTTGCCTATGTGAGTTGTAAAATTTTGAGTTTGTTTACTTTATGGACATTTTCCTTATTGGCAGTTTTTGGTACTTTTACCTTGCCATTAGTCTATGCTAAAAATCAAGAAGTTATCGATGAACATGTTGCTAGAGTTGTTAAGCTAACTAAACAAAAGACCAATGAATATTCTGATTTATGTTGTAAAAAGTTGGAAACCACTCCTTTAGGTAAATACTTGCCAAAGAAAACCGATACTATCAAGAAGAGCTCCATTCCTATTATTGATGACAGTACCGCTCAAACCACTGGTAGTAGTAGATTCTCAGAAACCAAAAGTACCGGTTCTATTCCAACCACTCATTCCTCTTCTTTGGAAAACGATTCTAGTATTGAAGAATTGAAGAGTGAATTtgctaaaaacaaaagaaacgtaggtttttaa
- the LYS4 gene encoding homoaconitate hydratase LYS4 (similar to Saccharomyces cerevisiae YDR234W | LYS4 | LYSine requiring) — translation MLRTSASYSFRSFSTSSIAFAQNLTEKIAQKYAVNLPANKEVHSGDYISIKPQHCMSHDNSWPIALKFMNIGGSKIYDNRQIVNTIDHDVQNKSEKNLTKYNNIKNFALKHGIDFYPPGAGIGHQIMIEQGYAFPNTLTVASDSHSNTYGGIGCLGTPIVRTDAAAIWATGQTWWQIPPVAQVELKGELPKGCSGKDVIVGLCGVFNNDEVLNHCIEFTGDSISKIPIDYRLTIANMTTEWGALSGIFPIDNTLIDWYKTTKVKDSSHPRLSPERIENELVKKNDSLKADPDCKYDKKLIIDLSTLTHYVSGPNSVKIGQPVQNLNKKPINKAYLVSCTNSRLSDLQMAAEILQNEVGTKIAPGVEFYVAAASSLIEQQAKDLGYWDTFIRAGCTILPPGCGPCIGLGAGLLKEGEVGISATNRNFKGRMGSKDALAYLASPAVVAASAIKGYIASPAEILGQSYEPNFTGIKHEIIELGDTAAADTANTSSEGVEILDGFPKEIVGELILCDADNINTDGIYPGKYTYQDDVPKEKMAQVCMENYDPEFINKTKPGDILISGFNFGTGSSREQAATAILARGINLVVSGSFGNIFSRNSINNALLTLEIPKLIDLLRKKYKDLPKELTRRTGWFLKWDVANASVVVTEGEGKDAPVILETKVGELGKNLQEIIVKGGLEGWVKSKL, via the coding sequence ATGTTACGAACATCTGCTTCTTATTCATTCAGATCTTTCAGCACGAGCTCTATAGCATTTGCACAAAATTTAACTGAAAAAATAGCACAAAAATATGCAGTTAATTTACCAGCAAATAAGGAAGTTCATTCAGGTGATTATATCTCAATCAAACCACAACACTGTATGTCTCACGATAATTCCTGGCCAATCGCCTTGAAATTTATGAACATTGGTGGTTCTAAAATCTACGATAATAGACAAATAGTTAATACCATAGACCATGATGTCCAAAACAAATCCGAAAAAAATCTAactaaatataataatatcaaaaattttgcCTTGAAACATGGCATTGATTTTTATCCTCCTGGTGCCGGTATTGGCCATCAGATCATGATAGAACAAGGTTATGCATTTCCTAACACCTTAACCGTTGCTTCAGATTCTCATTCAAACACTTATGGTGGTATTGGATGTTTAGGTACTCCCATCGTTAGAACTGATGCTGCCGCCATTTGGGCAACAGGACAGACCTGGTGGCAAATACCACCTGTGGCTCAAGTTGAGTTGAAGGGTGAACTACCAAAGGGCTGTAGTGGTAAAGATGTTATTGTCGGATTGTGTGGGGTTTTCAATAATGATGAAGTTTTAAATCATTGTATTGAATTCACCGGGGATAGCATTTCCAAAATTCCTATTGATTATAGATTGACCATTGCTAACATGACCACAGAATGGGGTGCTTTAAGTGGTATTTTCCCCATTGACAATACCTTAATCGACTGGtacaaaacaacaaaagtgAAAGATTCATCGCATCCAAGGTTAAGTCCAgaaagaattgaaaatgagttagttaaaaaaaatgactcTTTAAAAGCAGATCCTGATTGCaaatatgataaaaaattaattattgaTCTAAGTACTTTAACCCACTACGTTAGTGGTCCTAATAGTGTTAAAATCGGCCAACCTGTACAAAActtgaataaaaaaccaATTAATAAAGCATATTTAGTTTCCTGTACCAATTCTCGGTTAAGTGATTTACAAATGGCCGCTGAAATATTACAAAACGAAGTTGGTACTAAGATTGCTCCTGGCGTGGAATTTTATGTTGCTGCTGCATCCTCTTTAATTGAACAACAAGCCAAGGATTTGGGATATTGGGATACTTTTATTCGTGCAGGTTGCACCATTTTGCCACCTGGTTGCGGTCCATGCATTGGCTTGGGCGCTGGGTTGTTGAAAGAGGGTGAAGTAGGTATTTCTGCTACCAATAGAAACTTTAAAGGTAGAATGGGTTCCAAGGATGCTTTGGCCTATTTGGCATCACCTGCTGTTGTCGCTGCATCTGCCATTAAAGGTTATATAGCATCACCCGCTGAAATCTTGGGTCAAAGTTATGAACCTAATTTCACAGGTATCAAACATGAAATAATCGAATTAGGTGATACTGCTGCAGCTGATACTGCCAATACCAGCTCCGAAGGCGTTGAAATTTTAGATGGTTTTCCAAAGGAGATTGTTGGTGAATTAATTTTGTGTGACGCCGATAATATCAATACAGATGGTATTTACCCAGGTAAATACACTTATCAAGATGATGTTccaaaggaaaaaatgGCCCAGGTCTGTATGGAAAATTATGACCCTGAGTTTATTAACAAGACCAAACCAGGTGACATTTTAATTAGTGGGTTTAATTTTGGTACCGGGTCTTCCAGAGAACAAGCTGCAACCGCTATATTGGCCCGTGGTATCAATTTGGTTGTTTCCGGTTCCTTCGGTAACATTTTCAGTAGAAACAGTATTAATAATGCCTTGTTGACTTTGGAAATCCCTAAACTAATTGATTTgctaagaaaaaaatacaaggATTTGCCTAAAGAATTGACTAGAAGAACTGGCTGGTTTTTGAAGTGGGACGTTGCTAATGCCTCTGTTGTTGTAACTGAGGGGGAAGGCAAAGACGCTCCTGTTATTCTTGAAACCAAGGTTGGTGAACTAGGTAAGAATTTACAAGAAATTATAGTTAAAGGTGGTTTAGAAGGATGGGTTAAATCAAAGTTGTGA
- the PRP42 gene encoding mRNA splicing protein PRP42 (similar to Saccharomyces cerevisiae YDR235W | PRP42 | Pre-mRNA Processing), translating to MNTNSNNANAVNSLQNDTLYSKLVNNLISNPLRLVTWEKLINHLIDNYATPLNKSLPKEIHGLIKSTYDQILIQFPYLENYYIDYAMFEFKLGNISETQKIFEKGLKITNNRSLLLWIEFLKFLNKVSSNKKKVTKYYELADTCIGLHYYSGPFWELYLNFIRENYGCNNNGNIQYLKLLRKILEIPQYDFAKFYSMWLDEIDKINDLSELFKFAPKEEWSTKFEIDLQSHSQKKLLNSIRKGPILFDLKQKLKKIFQELYICVEFKVMEIYQLFELPLSANHLTPAYYYTSIESINSKKNLDVWLKYIQYCIDLSSFPEDYSLVMLNFQRCLMTNLCHLDVIWLKYSQWLIKECNDYFGALDVLWQSLRFIRKNNDKIVIKMSDIMIILNTTNEGTELRKLWSDYVSIDACELSTFIKYFEYMNFLNNTKENNQPQHKMDTTRLIIDRIIQRKEIALLDYVSKNCQNNYFKVILQKQGEKNMDKLINHEKFWYFYCEYIWLMDPQLRNFEQKRSFILNNIIPQSLEMFIKSYTHYKNVKLEGRDNNAKRKNAKSKKLKKYLDINLLIPMLEQFIINYLMEDLTTFHKLINNCLKKIENV from the coding sequence ATGAAtactaatagtaacaatgCTAATGCTGTTAACAGCTTACAGAATGATACTCTATATTCCAAACTTGTCAATAACTTAATTAGTAACCCATTACGTTTGGTCACTTgggaaaaattaataaaccATTTAATAGATAACTATGCAACTCCATTGAATAAATCGCTACCAAAAGAGATACACGGTCTAATAAAATCCACTTATGACcaaatattaatacaaTTCCCttatttggaaaattattatattgatTATGCAATGTTTGAATTCAAATTGGGAAATATATCAGAAactcaaaaaatattcgaAAAGGGcttaaaaataaccaatAATAGGTCGCTACTTTTATGGatagaatttttaaaatttttgaataaagtttccagcaacaaaaaaaaagtaaccAAATATTATGAACTAGCTGACACATGTATTGGTTTGCATTACTATAGTGGTCCATTTTGggaattatatttaaattttatcaGGGAGAATTATGGCTGCAACAATAATGGAAACATTCAGTATCTGAAActtttaagaaaaattttagaaattCCTCAATATGATTTTGccaaattttattcaatgtGGCTTGATGAAATTGACAAAATAAATGACCTGTCCGAATTGTTCAAGTTTGCGCCAAAAGAGGAATGGTCTactaaatttgaaattgaTTTGCAGAGCCATTCtcaaaaaaagttattaaatTCTATTAGAAAAGGTCctatattatttgatttaaagcaaaaattaaaaaaaattttccaagAATTATATATCTGTGTTGAGTTTAAAGTTATGGAAATTTATCAATTGTTTGAATTGCCACTAAGTGCAAACCATCTTACACCAGCTTATTATTACACTTCGATCGAGTCAATAAACTCGAAAAAAAACCTGGATGTTTGgctaaaatatatacagtATTGCATTGATTTAAGTTCCTTTCCTGAAGACTATTCCCTAGTCATGTTGAATTTCCAAAGATGTTTGATGACCAATCTATGCCATCTAGACGTTATATGGTTGAAATACAGCCAATGGCTAATTAAAGAATGCAACGATTATTTTGGCGCTTTAGACGTGTTGTGGCAAAGTTTACGGTttataagaaaaaataacgataaaattgtaataaaaatgtcgGATATAATGATTATACTAAATACTACTAATGAGGGTACAGAACTAAGGAAGCTATGGTCAGATTACGTTTCCATTGATGCCTGTGAATTATCgacttttataaaatactTTGAATATATGAACTTtcttaataatacaaaagaGAATAACCAACCCCAACATAAAATGGATACAACTCGATTGATTATAGATAGAATAATACAACGTAAAGAGATTGCACTGTTGGATTATGTTTCTAAAAATTGTCAAAACAATTACTTCAAGGTTatattacaaaaacaaggagaaaaaaacatggataaattaataaatcacGAAAAgttttggtatttttacTGTGAATATATATGGTTAATGGATCCTCAATTAAGGAACtttgaacaaaaaagaagtttcattctaaataatataataccCCAGTCACTTGAAATGTTCATAAAGTCATACACTCATtacaaaaatgttaaaCTAGAGGGGAGGGATAATAATgcaaagagaaaaaatgCCAAATcgaaaaaattgaaaaaatatttggataTTAACTTATTAATCCCAATGCTAGAGCAATTCATcataaattatttgatgGAAGATTTGACAACATTCCATAAACTAATAAACAATtgcctaaaaaaaattgaaaatgtATAA